A window of the Deinococcus sp. KSM4-11 genome harbors these coding sequences:
- a CDS encoding alpha/beta fold hydrolase, which yields MPTITTTHRHAPSTELYYETYGEGRPVVLIHGWPLSGRMWEPQIDALRHAGYQVIAYDRRGFGQSGKTATGYDYDTFASDLKDLIEALKLEDVTIVGFSMGGGEVARYAGLYGTEHLHSAALISSIAPYLLKTTDNPDGGLSEADVEGMVQAVAGNRPQFLAGFTKNFLNWDDGDVAHRLGDEFLDFTASLYFQASPVATQACVRAFGTTDFRADLARLTVPLLVVHGDSDRIVPLEASGQRVPQYQQGTELHVMKGAPHGLNATHAEDFNSILLAFLAR from the coding sequence ATGCCCACGATCACCACGACGCACCGCCACGCGCCCAGCACCGAGCTCTACTACGAAACCTATGGCGAGGGTCGCCCGGTCGTCCTGATCCATGGCTGGCCTCTCTCGGGCCGCATGTGGGAACCGCAGATCGATGCGCTGCGCCACGCCGGGTATCAGGTCATCGCGTATGACCGCCGGGGCTTCGGTCAGTCCGGCAAGACTGCCACCGGCTACGACTACGACACCTTCGCCAGCGACCTCAAGGACCTGATCGAGGCCCTGAAACTGGAGGACGTGACCATCGTGGGCTTCTCGATGGGCGGGGGGGAAGTCGCCCGCTACGCCGGCCTGTACGGCACGGAGCATCTTCACAGCGCGGCGCTGATTTCCTCGATCGCGCCATACCTGCTCAAGACCACGGACAACCCCGACGGTGGCCTGAGCGAAGCGGACGTGGAGGGCATGGTGCAGGCGGTGGCCGGGAACCGCCCGCAGTTCCTGGCGGGCTTCACGAAGAACTTCCTGAACTGGGATGACGGCGACGTGGCGCACCGGCTGGGCGACGAATTCCTAGACTTCACGGCGTCGCTGTACTTCCAGGCCTCCCCGGTGGCGACGCAGGCGTGTGTGCGGGCGTTTGGCACGACGGACTTCCGCGCTGATCTGGCCAGGCTGACGGTGCCACTGCTGGTCGTGCACGGCGACAGCGACCGGATCGTCCCGCTGGAAGCGAGCGGGCAGCGCGTCCCGCAGTACCAGCAGGGGACCGAGCTGCACGTGATGAAGGGAGCACCACACGGCCTGAATGCCACGCATGCTGAAGACTTCAATTCGATCCTGCTGGCCTTCCTGGCCCGCTGA
- a CDS encoding SDR family oxidoreductase, with translation MSDGGTRAGVHFDFSGRRALVTGAGKGIGREIAAFLASCGAEVVAVSRSAEDLATLAQNHGCLAVVADLETAQGARDAADAAGPIDLLVNNAGISILQSFLDTTPEAFDRTMAVNVRAPLILGQEVARGLIARGTPGAIVNVSSQSSTVGLPDHAAYCASKGALDQLTRVMAIELGRHGIRVNAVNPTVTLTPMGRMAWGDPARSGPMLARIPLGHFAEPLDVAQTVAYLLSDAARMVHGVTLPVDGGFLAT, from the coding sequence ATGAGCGATGGTGGAACCCGGGCAGGCGTGCACTTCGACTTCAGTGGACGGCGTGCGCTGGTGACCGGCGCCGGCAAGGGCATCGGCCGGGAAATCGCCGCTTTCCTGGCGAGCTGTGGGGCCGAGGTGGTCGCTGTCAGCCGCAGCGCCGAGGATCTTGCTACCCTGGCGCAGAACCACGGCTGCCTGGCCGTCGTGGCCGACCTGGAAACGGCCCAGGGCGCGCGGGACGCGGCCGACGCTGCCGGCCCCATCGATCTGCTGGTGAACAATGCCGGCATCTCGATCCTGCAATCCTTTCTGGACACCACGCCCGAGGCGTTCGACCGGACGATGGCCGTGAATGTCCGGGCACCCCTGATCCTCGGGCAGGAGGTGGCACGTGGGCTGATCGCGCGTGGTACCCCTGGTGCCATTGTGAACGTGTCGAGCCAGTCGTCGACGGTCGGGCTGCCCGATCATGCGGCGTATTGCGCGTCCAAGGGCGCCCTCGACCAGCTGACCCGCGTGATGGCCATCGAACTCGGCCGGCACGGCATCCGCGTGAATGCGGTGAACCCCACCGTGACCCTGACGCCCATGGGCCGGATGGCGTGGGGTGATCCCGCCAGGAGCGGGCCGATGCTGGCGCGCATTCCGCTGGGACACTTTGCCGAACCTCTGGACGTCGCCCAGACGGTGGCGTATCTGCTCAGCGACGCGGCCCGCATGGTTCACGGCGTCACCCTGCCGGTGGATGGCGGTTTCCTGGCGACCTGA
- a CDS encoding ATP-binding protein translates to MPEPGAPASSDDRARAPRSRFEFLLNLSDTLGPLTDPAAVAAEACRLLGEALNVDRAFFAEADGGPETAQVTGNWVYRNPGSLAGKNPMSDVGWILATLTRGNSSSIDDTQVADSILPAERSALVAHGIAAYVGVPLLRDGRLVGALCVSATQPRKWTEDELELVREVGERVYAAVERARAEAAVRASEARYRTLFMSMDEGFCTIEMLFDPHGNAVDYRYLDMNPAFSRQSGFEGVIGHTVREIFPDLEAYWFDLYGHVAMTGEARRVEHAAAELGRVYDVFAFRVGEPHERHVAIIFSDITGRKQAEATIREMNRTLEQRIDARTRELSEERAALQTSNEELEAFNYSVSHDLMTPVRHVQGFAQLAAKHLDDPDKARRFLGIVEQGAQRMEALIGAMLTLSRTGRRELILGSVDLADVMTQAQMDVRPKILVRPVDWRIGPLPHVQGDRVMLQQVMTNLLDNAVKYTHGRQPAVIEVWAEEDAQQWTIHVRDNGAGFDPAYASRLFGIFQRLHRQDEFEGTGIGLSAVRRIIMRHGGTVSATGAPGQGATFTFTLPKRPA, encoded by the coding sequence ATGCCCGAGCCTGGTGCGCCCGCCTCCTCTGATGACCGCGCCCGGGCACCACGATCGAGATTCGAATTCCTGCTCAACCTCAGCGACACGCTGGGGCCACTGACCGACCCAGCCGCTGTGGCCGCTGAGGCGTGTCGACTGCTCGGCGAGGCCCTGAACGTAGACCGTGCGTTCTTCGCCGAGGCCGACGGGGGCCCGGAGACCGCGCAGGTGACGGGGAACTGGGTGTACCGCAATCCGGGGTCTCTGGCAGGAAAGAACCCGATGTCGGACGTCGGCTGGATCCTGGCCACCTTGACCCGGGGGAATTCTTCGAGCATCGACGATACCCAGGTTGCAGACAGCATCCTGCCAGCCGAGCGTTCCGCCCTGGTGGCGCACGGGATTGCTGCGTACGTCGGCGTGCCGCTCCTCCGAGATGGACGGCTGGTCGGAGCCCTGTGTGTGTCGGCCACCCAGCCCAGGAAATGGACGGAGGACGAGCTCGAACTCGTGCGCGAGGTGGGGGAACGCGTCTACGCGGCGGTCGAGCGTGCACGTGCCGAGGCGGCGGTGCGCGCGTCCGAGGCCCGCTACCGCACCCTGTTCATGTCCATGGACGAGGGCTTCTGCACCATCGAGATGCTGTTCGACCCGCACGGGAACGCGGTGGATTACCGCTATCTCGACATGAACCCGGCCTTCTCGCGGCAGTCGGGCTTCGAGGGCGTCATTGGGCATACCGTGCGGGAGATCTTTCCCGATCTTGAGGCGTACTGGTTCGACCTGTACGGACACGTGGCCATGACCGGCGAGGCCAGGCGGGTCGAACACGCCGCCGCCGAACTCGGACGGGTCTACGACGTGTTTGCCTTCCGGGTGGGAGAGCCGCACGAGCGGCACGTCGCCATCATCTTCAGCGACATCACCGGGCGCAAGCAGGCCGAGGCCACCATCAGGGAGATGAACCGGACCCTGGAGCAGCGGATTGACGCCCGCACCCGCGAGCTGTCCGAGGAACGCGCGGCCCTGCAGACCTCCAACGAGGAACTCGAAGCCTTCAACTACAGCGTGTCACACGATCTCATGACCCCAGTGCGGCACGTGCAGGGCTTCGCGCAGCTGGCCGCGAAGCATCTGGACGATCCAGACAAAGCGCGCCGGTTTCTGGGCATCGTGGAGCAGGGCGCCCAACGCATGGAGGCCCTGATCGGCGCCATGCTGACCCTCTCGCGCACCGGACGGCGCGAGTTGATCCTGGGCAGCGTGGATTTGGCGGACGTGATGACGCAGGCGCAGATGGACGTGCGGCCAAAGATTCTGGTGCGGCCCGTCGACTGGCGGATTGGCCCGCTGCCGCATGTCCAGGGCGACCGCGTGATGTTGCAGCAGGTGATGACCAACCTGCTGGATAACGCGGTGAAGTACACCCACGGTCGCCAGCCGGCGGTGATCGAGGTGTGGGCTGAGGAGGACGCGCAGCAGTGGACGATCCATGTCCGGGACAATGGAGCGGGGTTCGACCCGGCCTATGCGAGCAGGTTGTTCGGGATCTTCCAGCGGCTTCACCGTCAGGATGAGTTCGAGGGCACGGGGATCGGCCTGTCAGCGGTGCGGCGCATCATCATGCGGCACGGGGGCACTGTCAGCGCGACGGGAGCGCCAGGACAGGGCGCGACGTTCACCTTCACCCTGCCCAAGCGGCCTGCCTGA
- a CDS encoding bifunctional diguanylate cyclase/phosphodiesterase yields MLKSNRVVPLGLLTLLGLLHASWMLFRWGPADLQPFLAGLLYVPTFLTAAAFSTRTARRVTSTREVAAWNCISVGLLAFGVAQVIFTYLQVVRQVAPFPSMADALFLLFPPFVGAALLLFPRPALSRAGWLRLGLDVGIMTAAAGVFSWRFLLADLVMAYRTQPLAGTIALAYPSSDLLLLCLLLLLLARHHQLPRQVTVTMAAALTSFIVADTGFAELTATQAYVPGHPIDLFWGGGALLFGVAAVLRSEHHQSAHSAPALNWTVLTAGPYLAVAAAALLLLDTVMDGTVDFTGRGVLWSTLLVITLVLVRQAAAFAENAALTRDLHRATQHLELRVAARTAELHTANEQLLAFSLTLEDTVQTRTAELELSRAHLAHLAQHDALTGLPNRVLFGDRLGQAVAAAARYHRRLAVLYLDLDGFKLVNDTLGHEAGDEVLRVTARRLQEATRQSDTVARLGGDEFIVLLTEVSEVAEVATVAQRILAGLSRDIHVEPHAARVTASIGIALYPDTALDAAALHKQADAAMYRAKHGGKNNICYFASEMNSAVQARAEVSSRLRTALTDHELYVVYQPLFSSGTRELASLEALLRWSSPTLGEISPAEFIPIAEDSGQIIELEAWVLNEVCRQQSEWQCQGVAPALVAVNVSPLQFARPGFVDDVRHLLGRYGLDGRWLELELTERIMLQDLTSISQKMRELRALGVGISIDDFGAGNTALSYFFELPVTTVKIDRSLIQGLGQADSTDRVVQAIVALAHSLHLNVVAEGVETWAQLTGVTEMGCERVQGYLLARPERADVVRTRLSGTSPLTP; encoded by the coding sequence ATGCTGAAGTCGAACCGCGTTGTCCCGCTCGGACTGCTGACGCTGCTCGGCCTGCTGCACGCCTCATGGATGCTGTTCAGGTGGGGGCCAGCGGACCTCCAGCCGTTTCTGGCGGGCTTGCTGTATGTCCCAACATTCCTGACCGCCGCCGCCTTCTCGACGCGCACGGCCCGGCGGGTCACCTCCACGCGAGAGGTAGCCGCGTGGAACTGCATCAGCGTCGGCCTGCTCGCGTTCGGCGTGGCGCAGGTCATCTTCACCTACCTGCAGGTGGTTCGTCAGGTGGCGCCCTTCCCCAGCATGGCCGACGCCCTGTTTCTGCTGTTCCCACCTTTCGTCGGCGCGGCCCTGCTGTTGTTTCCCCGTCCCGCCCTGAGCCGCGCAGGCTGGCTGCGGCTGGGCCTGGATGTGGGCATCATGACTGCGGCCGCCGGGGTGTTCTCGTGGCGGTTTCTGCTGGCAGACCTCGTCATGGCCTACCGGACACAGCCACTGGCTGGCACCATCGCGCTGGCGTATCCATCGTCCGACCTGCTCCTGCTGTGCCTGCTGCTGCTGCTGCTGGCCCGTCACCACCAGCTTCCCCGCCAGGTCACCGTCACGATGGCAGCGGCGCTCACGTCCTTCATCGTGGCGGACACCGGGTTTGCCGAACTGACGGCGACGCAGGCCTACGTGCCGGGCCATCCCATTGACCTGTTCTGGGGGGGAGGTGCCCTCCTGTTCGGTGTGGCCGCTGTCCTCCGGAGTGAGCACCACCAGAGTGCCCACAGTGCCCCTGCCTTGAACTGGACGGTGCTCACGGCCGGCCCCTACCTGGCCGTCGCGGCCGCCGCCCTACTCCTGCTGGACACGGTGATGGACGGCACCGTCGATTTCACGGGGCGGGGCGTTCTGTGGAGCACCCTGCTGGTCATCACCCTGGTGCTGGTCAGACAGGCGGCCGCCTTTGCCGAGAACGCCGCGTTGACCCGCGACCTGCACCGGGCGACCCAGCACCTGGAACTCCGGGTGGCCGCTCGCACGGCAGAGCTGCACACCGCCAACGAGCAGCTGCTGGCCTTCTCGCTGACCCTCGAGGACACCGTACAGACGCGGACGGCGGAACTGGAACTCAGCCGCGCGCACCTGGCGCACCTGGCCCAGCACGACGCCCTGACAGGACTGCCCAACCGCGTGCTGTTCGGTGACCGGCTGGGTCAGGCGGTGGCCGCGGCCGCCCGGTACCACCGCCGGCTGGCGGTGTTGTACCTCGATCTGGACGGATTCAAACTGGTCAATGACACGCTCGGGCATGAGGCGGGCGACGAGGTGCTGCGGGTCACGGCCCGCCGGTTACAGGAAGCGACCCGGCAGAGTGACACCGTGGCCCGCCTGGGCGGCGACGAGTTCATCGTGCTGCTGACCGAGGTCAGCGAGGTGGCGGAAGTGGCCACCGTCGCCCAACGGATACTGGCCGGACTCAGCCGCGACATCCACGTCGAGCCACACGCGGCCCGGGTCACCGCGTCCATCGGGATTGCCCTGTACCCAGACACGGCACTCGATGCGGCCGCCCTGCACAAGCAGGCGGACGCGGCGATGTACCGGGCCAAGCACGGGGGCAAGAACAACATCTGCTACTTCGCGTCCGAGATGAACAGCGCAGTCCAGGCGCGCGCCGAGGTGTCCAGCCGTCTGCGCACTGCGCTGACCGATCATGAACTGTACGTGGTCTATCAGCCGCTCTTCTCGTCTGGCACGCGCGAGCTGGCGTCTCTGGAGGCCCTGCTGCGGTGGTCATCGCCCACACTGGGAGAGATCTCGCCGGCGGAATTCATTCCGATCGCTGAGGACAGTGGCCAGATCATCGAACTCGAAGCGTGGGTGCTGAACGAGGTGTGCCGCCAGCAATCGGAGTGGCAGTGCCAGGGTGTGGCTCCCGCCCTGGTCGCCGTCAATGTCTCGCCGCTGCAGTTCGCCCGTCCAGGCTTCGTCGACGATGTGCGCCATCTGCTGGGACGGTATGGCCTGGACGGCCGCTGGCTGGAACTGGAATTGACCGAGCGGATCATGCTGCAGGACCTGACGTCAATTTCGCAGAAGATGCGGGAACTGCGGGCCCTGGGAGTGGGCATCTCGATCGACGACTTCGGGGCGGGCAACACGGCCCTCAGTTATTTCTTCGAGTTGCCGGTCACGACCGTCAAGATCGACCGATCCCTGATCCAGGGACTGGGGCAGGCAGACAGCACGGATCGGGTGGTGCAGGCCATCGTCGCCCTCGCCCACTCCCTGCATCTGAACGTGGTGGCAGAAGGCGTTGAAACCTGGGCGCAGCTGACGGGCGTGACGGAGATGGGTTGTGAACGGGTGCAGGGCTACCTGCTGGCACGGCCAGAACGGGCCGACGTGGTTCGGACTCGACTGTCCGGAACGAGTCCCTTGACGCCCTAG
- a CDS encoding diguanylate cyclase domain-containing protein, translating to MYVATDLPASAQPTPTTVDALLGAAEALLAASPGRAAATGEEALMLATDLGYPSGVAGAQLLLGRARHRLGELYRAEQHLQEALALYATLGEQAAQASALLAWGMVLRDLGALDRVGGVLDEALELSTAVGDAALNASILNHQAALSNSAGRPDQALQQLGAALQIRQALGDPLGAAQCLNNIGHVHLARHDLTAALASLTQAYDLLKSVNDPATSAHCLVNIGHVYEELGDHQQNYEYNERALKVARDHGLHNLEAYCLNNVSEALLNLNRPDDVRARFAEALHVSETLGMRYLTGCAHHGLGRAALLQDNTEQALEHFQQALEIACELGDQNSELDARLGLGEVQVFRGRHGEARGFLEQALTLATDLGSVKQTARIHELLARVEQSGGAHEAAAGHLWTLRILEQELFTQERDRRTMQLTVQFDVERAHHEAAVSHLQTAIAQQAHLDAEAKVATQTRRLALTQVEVVTRLALAAEYRDDVTGQHTLRVGHVAALLARQLHYAADDVAILRVAARLHDVGKIGISDLILQKPGKLTADEFAQMQGHTTIGAGILSGGESPLLQMAEQIALAHHERWDGSGYPAGLRGDAIPAMARIVAVADVYDALSHPRPYKAAWTLPDVLTEIQAQRGRHFQPEIVDALLALHATGLLPLTGPVEVDDQLPDLLIHRESMTTAERQASPTGTTVDPTAAAVRLADIEHKYALALEANTTLQMAVHTDPLTALGNRRAFDRDLEAAFCQAKQGRQSFSVVMVDVDNLKQINDLHGHLQGDALLQQVATALITHLGETARGYRIGGDEFTVIAPALYLHDQDSFLLELEDAVALASQQTGIAVRVSAGVASFPQDADHSPGLLHLSDQRMYARKRARRTPAVATPERHPVA from the coding sequence ATGTACGTCGCCACCGATCTGCCCGCATCGGCCCAGCCCACCCCCACCACCGTCGATGCGTTGCTCGGCGCCGCCGAGGCGCTGCTCGCCGCCTCCCCCGGCCGGGCGGCGGCAACGGGTGAAGAGGCGTTGATGCTGGCGACCGATCTCGGCTACCCGTCCGGCGTGGCGGGCGCGCAGCTCCTGCTCGGCCGGGCACGCCACCGTCTGGGGGAGCTTTACCGGGCCGAGCAGCATCTGCAGGAGGCGCTGGCCCTGTACGCCACCCTCGGTGAGCAGGCGGCGCAGGCCAGCGCCCTGCTCGCGTGGGGCATGGTGCTGCGTGACCTGGGCGCCCTCGACCGGGTGGGGGGCGTTCTCGACGAGGCGCTCGAGCTGTCGACCGCCGTCGGGGACGCCGCCCTCAATGCGTCGATCCTCAACCATCAGGCGGCCCTGTCGAACAGCGCCGGGCGCCCCGATCAGGCGCTGCAGCAGTTGGGCGCGGCCCTGCAGATCCGCCAGGCCCTCGGTGACCCCCTCGGTGCCGCGCAGTGCCTGAACAACATCGGCCATGTCCACCTGGCGCGACATGACCTCACCGCCGCCCTGGCCAGCCTGACGCAGGCGTACGATCTCCTGAAGTCCGTGAACGACCCCGCCACCAGTGCCCACTGCCTGGTGAATATCGGTCACGTGTACGAGGAACTCGGGGACCACCAGCAGAACTACGAGTACAACGAGCGGGCCCTGAAGGTGGCGCGCGACCACGGCCTGCACAACCTGGAAGCGTACTGCCTGAACAACGTCTCGGAGGCCCTGCTCAACCTCAACCGCCCGGACGACGTGCGAGCCCGGTTCGCTGAAGCGCTGCACGTCTCGGAGACGCTGGGCATGCGCTACCTGACCGGCTGCGCGCATCATGGGCTGGGCCGGGCCGCGCTGCTGCAGGACAACACCGAGCAGGCGCTGGAGCACTTTCAGCAGGCGCTGGAGATTGCGTGTGAACTGGGCGACCAGAACAGCGAACTCGACGCGCGCCTGGGCCTCGGCGAGGTGCAGGTATTCCGCGGTCGTCACGGCGAGGCGCGCGGGTTCCTCGAGCAGGCCCTGACCCTCGCGACGGATCTGGGATCGGTCAAGCAGACCGCGCGGATTCATGAACTCCTCGCCCGGGTCGAACAGTCGGGTGGCGCCCACGAGGCGGCGGCCGGACACCTCTGGACACTCCGGATTCTGGAACAGGAACTGTTCACGCAGGAACGCGACCGACGAACCATGCAGCTTACCGTGCAGTTCGACGTGGAACGCGCCCACCATGAGGCGGCGGTGTCCCACCTGCAGACGGCCATCGCCCAGCAGGCGCACCTCGACGCCGAGGCGAAGGTGGCCACCCAGACGCGCCGCCTGGCCCTGACGCAGGTAGAGGTGGTCACGCGCCTGGCCCTCGCGGCCGAATACCGCGATGACGTCACCGGACAGCACACCCTGCGGGTCGGTCATGTCGCGGCCCTGCTGGCGCGGCAGCTTCACTACGCTGCGGACGACGTCGCCATCCTCCGGGTGGCGGCGCGGCTGCACGACGTGGGCAAGATCGGCATCAGCGATCTCATCTTGCAGAAACCCGGCAAGCTCACGGCCGACGAGTTCGCACAGATGCAGGGCCACACCACCATCGGGGCCGGGATCCTGAGCGGCGGGGAATCCCCCCTGCTGCAGATGGCCGAGCAGATTGCCCTGGCCCACCATGAACGCTGGGACGGGAGCGGCTACCCGGCAGGCCTGCGGGGCGACGCCATCCCGGCCATGGCGCGCATCGTGGCCGTCGCGGACGTCTACGACGCGCTGTCACATCCCCGGCCGTACAAGGCCGCCTGGACGCTGCCAGATGTGCTCACCGAAATCCAGGCCCAACGGGGCCGGCACTTTCAGCCGGAGATCGTGGACGCCCTGCTCGCCCTGCATGCCACCGGGCTGCTGCCACTGACCGGCCCGGTCGAGGTCGACGACCAGCTGCCGGATCTGCTGATCCACCGGGAGTCGATGACGACGGCAGAGCGGCAGGCGTCTCCAACGGGGACGACGGTCGACCCCACCGCCGCGGCCGTCCGCCTGGCCGACATCGAGCACAAGTATGCCTTGGCCCTCGAAGCCAACACGACGCTCCAGATGGCGGTGCACACCGATCCACTGACGGCACTGGGGAACCGTCGGGCGTTCGACCGCGACCTCGAGGCGGCGTTCTGCCAGGCGAAGCAGGGTCGGCAGAGCTTCTCGGTCGTCATGGTCGACGTCGACAACCTGAAGCAGATCAACGATCTTCATGGCCACCTGCAGGGAGACGCACTCCTGCAGCAGGTGGCCACCGCACTGATCACCCACCTGGGAGAAACGGCACGCGGCTACCGGATCGGAGGCGACGAATTCACGGTCATCGCGCCCGCCCTCTATCTCCACGATCAGGACAGCTTTCTCCTGGAACTAGAGGACGCGGTCGCCCTGGCCTCACAGCAGACCGGCATTGCGGTGCGCGTCAGTGCCGGAGTCGCCTCCTTTCCTCAGGATGCCGACCACAGCCCGGGTCTGCTGCATCTCAGTGACCAGCGGATGTACGCCAGGAAACGCGCCCGTCGCACCCCCGCGGTCGCCACGCCGGAACGGCATCCGGTGGCCTGA
- a CDS encoding S8 family serine peptidase, whose translation MFHNPISVLATVTLTLLVSCSQLPTSAAPAAYPYTSLVSVANTDSRSDIEHRYGGQVVVWHPESGFAVLGMSHQAGQTLAAQSVGSATVTVEPNADVYDASGTSSAWSGQATRIDASGRAVIWSGGRAVIWSGGRAVIWSGGSGAVGGIAENTTSWTQIGLPAAWKAAPNLGKGVKVAVIDSGIDLKHEMFQGALAAPGDQWDFVDGDAVPQEGGGFSDPGFGHGTSVAGIVLQMAPHATVMPIRALRPDGSGDETSIAQAINFAVVHGAQIINLSLGSTEKSDVIARMIKFATDQGVSVIASSGNSGDDRITAPARDADGKKTLGVGSVDNSDRKSSFSTYGDKLDVTAPGETVWGPVPGNYFSYWSGTSMASPMVAGAVALALGQRLKVDPKVLLTALLETARDIRPVNRAYGNKVRLRLDVGTFIQTTTLP comes from the coding sequence ATGTTCCACAACCCTATTTCCGTCTTAGCAACCGTCACCCTGACGCTGCTGGTGAGCTGCTCACAACTTCCCACGTCGGCGGCACCAGCGGCGTACCCGTACACGTCACTCGTGTCGGTGGCGAACACGGACTCCCGCTCGGACATCGAGCATCGCTATGGCGGTCAGGTCGTGGTGTGGCACCCGGAATCGGGCTTCGCGGTGCTGGGCATGTCCCACCAGGCAGGCCAGACGTTGGCGGCCCAGTCCGTGGGCAGCGCCACCGTGACCGTCGAGCCGAACGCCGATGTCTACGATGCGAGCGGCACGTCCAGCGCGTGGTCGGGGCAGGCCACCCGGATCGACGCGAGCGGCCGCGCCGTCATCTGGAGCGGCGGCCGGGCCGTGATCTGGAGTGGGGGCCGCGCCGTCATCTGGAGCGGCGGTTCCGGGGCGGTGGGCGGCATTGCCGAGAACACGACGTCCTGGACGCAGATCGGCCTGCCGGCCGCGTGGAAGGCCGCCCCAAACCTCGGGAAGGGCGTCAAGGTCGCCGTCATCGACAGCGGCATCGATCTCAAGCACGAGATGTTCCAGGGGGCTTTGGCCGCTCCGGGCGACCAGTGGGACTTCGTGGACGGGGACGCCGTGCCGCAGGAAGGCGGCGGCTTCAGTGACCCCGGTTTTGGGCATGGCACCAGCGTGGCCGGAATCGTCCTTCAGATGGCGCCGCACGCGACGGTCATGCCCATCCGCGCGCTGAGGCCCGACGGCAGCGGGGACGAGACGAGTATCGCGCAGGCCATCAATTTCGCAGTCGTGCACGGCGCCCAGATCATCAATCTGTCCCTCGGCTCGACCGAGAAGTCCGATGTAATCGCGCGCATGATCAAGTTCGCGACCGATCAGGGCGTAAGTGTGATCGCGTCGTCCGGCAACTCGGGCGACGACAGGATCACGGCGCCGGCCAGGGATGCCGATGGGAAAAAGACCCTTGGGGTCGGCAGCGTCGACAACAGTGACCGCAAATCTTCCTTCTCCACCTACGGCGACAAGCTCGACGTGACGGCGCCCGGGGAAACGGTGTGGGGTCCGGTGCCCGGCAATTACTTCTCGTACTGGAGTGGAACGTCCATGGCCTCCCCCATGGTGGCTGGCGCCGTGGCCCTGGCCCTGGGTCAGCGCCTCAAGGTCGATCCGAAAGTCCTGCTCACGGCGCTTCTGGAGACGGCCAGGGATATCCGGCCGGTGAACAGGGCCTACGGCAACAAGGTGAGGCTCCGGCTCGACGTCGGCACGTTCATTCAGACGACCACCCTGCCCTGA
- a CDS encoding Dabb family protein: MTAYEHLVVFRFNQPVPAATTDALLSALREFPAQIPGILALSAGLNETEETENAHGYSLGLRITFESLEALRTYRPHPRHLAFVESLDGLIDDVIVMDYAMTNPPPP, translated from the coding sequence ATGACTGCGTACGAACATCTGGTCGTCTTCCGGTTCAACCAGCCTGTCCCGGCCGCGACGACCGACGCGCTCCTCTCGGCGCTCCGGGAGTTCCCAGCGCAGATCCCGGGCATCCTGGCCCTGTCCGCCGGGCTGAACGAAACCGAGGAAACGGAGAACGCCCATGGCTACAGCCTGGGCCTGCGGATCACCTTTGAGAGTCTTGAGGCCCTGCGCACCTACCGACCGCACCCGCGGCACCTGGCCTTCGTGGAGTCGCTAGATGGACTGATTGACGACGTGATCGTCATGGACTACGCGATGACGAACCCGCCGCCCCCCTGA